In Flavobacterium sp. N1736, the following are encoded in one genomic region:
- the gcvT gene encoding glycine cleavage system aminomethyltransferase GcvT, with translation MKNTALTHIHESLGAKMLPFAGYNMPITYEGVNAEHETVRNSLGVFDVSHMGEFLLTGPNALALIQKVTSNDASTLTIGRAQYSCLPNNDGGIVDDLIVYKMKDEQYLLVVNASNIEKDWNWISSHNDLGVDMKNLSDDYSLLAIQGPKAVEAMQPLSSIDLAAIPYYHFEVADFAGIEHVIISATGYTGSGGFEIYCKNSEVEQVWNKVFEAGAAFGIKPIGLAARDTLRLEMGFCLYGNDINDTTSPLEAGLGWITKFTKDFTNSESLKKQKEAGVTKKLVAFEMQERAVPRHDYEIVDASGAVIGVVTSGTMSPSMNKGIGLGYVTVNNSAIDSDIFIRIRKNDVPAKVVKLPFYKK, from the coding sequence ATGAAAAATACTGCACTTACGCACATACATGAGAGTTTGGGAGCAAAAATGCTTCCGTTTGCCGGTTACAATATGCCTATTACTTACGAAGGTGTAAATGCTGAACACGAAACAGTTCGTAACAGTCTTGGCGTTTTTGACGTTTCGCATATGGGTGAATTTTTGTTGACGGGTCCAAATGCGTTGGCTTTGATTCAGAAAGTGACTTCGAATGATGCTTCGACTTTGACTATTGGAAGAGCACAATATTCGTGTTTGCCAAATAATGATGGCGGAATCGTAGACGATTTGATTGTATATAAAATGAAAGATGAGCAGTATTTATTGGTTGTAAATGCTTCGAATATTGAAAAAGACTGGAACTGGATTTCTTCGCACAATGATTTGGGTGTTGACATGAAAAATCTTTCTGATGATTATTCTTTATTGGCGATTCAGGGTCCAAAAGCGGTTGAAGCGATGCAGCCTTTGTCTTCTATAGATTTAGCTGCAATTCCTTATTACCATTTTGAGGTGGCTGATTTTGCAGGAATTGAGCATGTAATTATTTCGGCAACCGGATATACAGGTTCTGGCGGATTTGAAATTTACTGCAAGAACAGCGAAGTTGAACAGGTTTGGAATAAAGTTTTTGAAGCCGGAGCTGCTTTTGGAATTAAACCTATTGGTCTTGCGGCTCGTGATACTTTGCGTTTGGAAATGGGTTTCTGTTTGTACGGAAATGACATTAACGACACGACTTCTCCGCTTGAAGCCGGTTTAGGATGGATTACAAAATTCACAAAAGATTTTACGAATTCTGAAAGTTTGAAAAAACAAAAAGAAGCGGGTGTTACTAAAAAATTAGTTGCTTTTGAAATGCAGGAACGTGCTGTACCAAGACATGATTATGAAATTGTTGACGCATCTGGTGCTGTAATTGGCGTTGTAACTTCAGGAACTATGTCGCCTTCAATGAATAAAGGGATTGGTTTGGGATATGTTACTGTAAATAATAGTGCTATTGACAGCGATATTTTTATCAGAATCAGAAAAAATGATGTTCCGGCAAAAGTGGTAAAATTACCTTTTTACAAGAAATAG
- a CDS encoding DUF3037 domain-containing protein gives MQDSHLYEYAVIRVVPRVEREEFLNIGIILFCKKAKFIKVLSHIDDAKIETLSNDFDIEQLHCNVTALKKIAAGEKDGGPIGEMDIPSRFRWLTAIRSSAIQTSRPHSGLCQDLEKTIQRLFEELVL, from the coding sequence ATGCAAGATAGTCACTTATATGAATATGCAGTAATTCGCGTAGTACCAAGAGTTGAGCGCGAAGAATTCCTGAATATCGGAATCATTTTATTTTGCAAAAAAGCCAAATTTATAAAAGTATTGTCCCATATCGACGATGCAAAAATAGAAACCCTTTCAAACGATTTTGATATCGAGCAATTGCATTGTAATGTTACCGCATTAAAGAAAATTGCAGCCGGAGAAAAAGACGGCGGACCAATTGGCGAAATGGATATTCCTTCGCGTTTTCGTTGGTTAACCGCAATCCGAAGTTCGGCAATTCAAACTTCAAGACCACATTCTGGATTATGTCAGGATTTAGAGAAAACAATTCAGAGATTATTTGAAGAGTTGGTGCTTTAA
- a CDS encoding HipA family kinase, giving the protein MKNFDLRTVNVTRYITPLREGGSLPALAEADDDFKYVLKFKGAGHGVKALIAELVGGQIAKALKLQLPELVFANLDEAFGRTEADEEIQDLLQGSQGLNLALHFLSGAITFDPVVTTVDAKLASQIVWLDAYITNVDRTFKNTNMLIWHKELWLIDHGACLYFHHSWNNWEQHAKSPFALIKDHVLLPQASLLKEVDAEFKTLLTPEILKEIVNTIPLEWLQWEDTDETPETLRSVYLQFLQTRLNNSEIFVNQAQNAR; this is encoded by the coding sequence ATGAAAAACTTCGATCTTAGAACCGTAAACGTTACGCGTTATATAACACCACTACGCGAAGGCGGTTCTTTACCCGCTTTGGCAGAAGCCGATGACGATTTTAAATACGTCTTAAAATTTAAAGGAGCCGGTCACGGTGTAAAAGCTTTAATAGCCGAATTAGTGGGCGGACAAATTGCAAAAGCTTTAAAATTACAGCTTCCCGAATTGGTTTTCGCCAATCTTGACGAAGCCTTTGGAAGAACCGAAGCCGACGAAGAAATTCAGGATTTACTGCAAGGAAGTCAGGGATTAAATCTGGCACTTCATTTTTTATCAGGAGCCATTACTTTTGATCCTGTTGTTACAACTGTTGATGCTAAATTAGCCTCACAAATCGTTTGGCTGGATGCTTATATTACCAATGTCGACCGTACTTTTAAAAATACAAATATGCTGATCTGGCATAAAGAATTATGGCTAATCGATCACGGTGCGTGTTTGTATTTTCATCATTCCTGGAATAATTGGGAACAACATGCCAAGAGTCCGTTTGCTTTGATAAAAGATCACGTTTTATTGCCGCAAGCCTCACTTTTAAAAGAAGTCGACGCAGAATTCAAAACGCTTTTAACACCCGAAATTTTAAAAGAAATTGTAAATACAATTCCCTTAGAGTGGCTGCAATGGGAAGATACGGATGAAACACCGGAAACTTTGCGAAGCGTATACTTACAATTTTTGCAAACGAGATTAAATAATTCCGAAATCTTTGTAAATCAGGCTCAAAATGCAAGATAG
- a CDS encoding DUF262 domain-containing protein yields the protein MKILNRNSTTINIATFWENFQLNKYNFDPSYQRKSDVWSESKKSFLIDTILKNFPIPPIFLHQHIDETSGKTMYDVIDGKQRLTSILDFIANKINTPEDFHSDGFGSEDLSNINFKDLDKPELTDWKKVFWRYDITVEYIDTDVSDIVNNIFDRLNRNGEPLTKQELRNAKFNDSNFLKLVKILAGNETLKPILDKLQRNRLEDEEFIIELLLTSIEDEIKIGDKPEIIDEKISQYSKSDSTQITSFEKKFMESVEILSRLNLDYKKLKVEGVSHIYALWGLTVELLKENKIEDIDYENLKTKVEKFYTEYLLKSQDPNIKIYKSSMSAGTKSFYNRNRRIKSLVEYCKS from the coding sequence ATGAAAATATTAAATAGAAATAGCACCACAATAAATATTGCAACTTTTTGGGAAAACTTTCAGTTAAACAAATATAATTTTGATCCAAGCTATCAGCGTAAAAGTGATGTTTGGAGTGAAAGTAAAAAATCTTTTCTAATCGATACTATTTTGAAAAATTTTCCAATTCCACCCATCTTTTTACATCAACATATTGATGAAACATCTGGCAAAACAATGTATGATGTAATTGATGGAAAACAAAGACTTACTTCAATTTTAGATTTTATAGCAAATAAAATTAATACCCCTGAAGATTTTCATTCTGACGGATTTGGTTCAGAAGATTTATCAAATATCAATTTTAAAGATCTTGACAAACCAGAACTAACTGACTGGAAAAAAGTATTTTGGAGATATGATATTACTGTAGAATATATCGATACTGATGTATCAGATATTGTTAATAATATTTTTGACAGACTAAACAGGAATGGTGAGCCACTTACGAAACAAGAACTTAGAAATGCAAAATTTAATGATTCAAACTTTTTAAAATTAGTAAAAATATTAGCCGGTAACGAAACTCTAAAACCAATTTTAGATAAATTACAAAGAAATAGATTAGAAGATGAAGAATTTATTATAGAATTACTTCTTACTTCAATTGAAGATGAAATTAAAATTGGAGATAAACCAGAAATCATTGACGAAAAAATTTCTCAGTATAGTAAATCTGACTCTACTCAAATTACTTCTTTTGAAAAAAAATTTATGGAAAGTGTCGAAATTTTATCTAGATTAAACCTTGATTATAAAAAGTTAAAAGTTGAAGGTGTTAGTCATATCTATGCACTTTGGGGATTAACTGTAGAACTTTTAAAAGAGAATAAAATTGAAGATATTGATTATGAAAATTTGAAAACTAAGGTAGAAAAATTCTACACCGAATATCTATTAAAATCACAAGACCCAAACATTAAAATTTACAAATCATCAATGTCTGCAGGTACTAAAAGTTTTTATAACAGAAATAGAAGAATAAAATCTTTAGTAGAATATTGTAAAAGTTAA
- a CDS encoding NAD(P)H-hydrate dehydratase: MKDPFLITKQDILKFYKPINPHTHKGLQGHAVIIAGSYGKIGAAVLASKSCLKSGCGLVTTFTPKYGYQILQTSIPEVMVITDENTNFITNIQLSIQPQAIGIGPGIGQELGTQKALFEFLRINKIPLVLDADALNILSENQSWLELVPENTILTPHPKELERLIGKWNSESEKFQKTIAFSEKYKVIIVMKGAPTYIINKAEIYENTTGNAALATAGSGDVLTGILTSLLAQGYEPKYTAKLGVFLHGLTADIALPQTGYQSFIASDIIENLGKAFLELENGIIR; this comes from the coding sequence ATGAAAGATCCATTTTTAATTACAAAACAAGATATTTTAAAATTCTATAAACCCATAAATCCTCACACACATAAAGGACTTCAGGGACATGCCGTGATTATTGCCGGAAGTTATGGCAAAATAGGAGCAGCCGTTTTAGCATCAAAATCCTGTTTAAAATCCGGCTGCGGACTCGTAACGACTTTTACACCAAAATATGGTTATCAAATCCTTCAAACCTCCATTCCCGAAGTTATGGTTATCACCGATGAAAATACCAATTTCATCACAAATATTCAGCTTTCAATACAACCGCAAGCAATTGGAATTGGACCCGGAATAGGGCAGGAGCTAGGTACACAAAAAGCATTATTTGAATTTTTAAGAATCAATAAAATACCTTTGGTTCTTGATGCCGATGCATTAAACATCTTATCAGAAAACCAATCCTGGCTCGAATTAGTTCCTGAAAACACCATTTTAACACCACACCCAAAAGAACTCGAACGCCTAATTGGCAAATGGAATTCAGAATCGGAAAAGTTTCAAAAAACAATTGCTTTCTCAGAAAAATACAAAGTAATCATCGTCATGAAAGGCGCGCCAACTTACATCATAAATAAAGCAGAAATCTACGAAAACACAACCGGAAATGCCGCATTAGCAACAGCCGGAAGCGGAGATGTTTTAACCGGAATCCTGACAAGTTTATTAGCACAAGGCTACGAACCTAAATATACTGCAAAACTCGGCGTATTCCTCCACGGATTAACCGCAGATATTGCCCTGCCACAAACAGGTTATCAATCGTTTATAGCTTCAGATATTATAGAGAATTTAGGAAAAGCTTTTTTGGAATTAGAGAATGGGATAATTAGATAA
- a CDS encoding HutD family protein produces the protein MNIQLFPKKNSKASIWSGGLTYEYMIYPKTANYTDRDFVFRISSATIEKVPSEFTKFKGYSRYLVMLDNCLDIEVNKEKRIYEKYEIMEFNSDDEVTSFTKGIDFNWMVSKKISHHKLKLTNNDQNYNAQIIFLFSLDTTVIKINEKPYNLKPHDLLVIENQKKENITLHFSNECLSGILDF, from the coding sequence ATGAACATACAACTTTTTCCTAAAAAAAATAGTAAAGCCTCTATTTGGAGTGGTGGATTGACGTATGAATATATGATATATCCGAAAACAGCAAACTATACTGATAGAGATTTTGTATTTAGAATAAGCAGTGCTACAATAGAGAAAGTGCCGTCAGAGTTTACCAAATTTAAAGGTTATTCCCGATACTTGGTTATGCTTGATAACTGCTTAGATATTGAGGTAAACAAAGAAAAAAGAATCTATGAGAAATATGAAATCATGGAATTTAATTCTGATGATGAAGTGACTTCTTTTACAAAAGGCATTGATTTCAATTGGATGGTTTCTAAAAAAATAAGTCATCACAAACTGAAATTAACCAATAATGATCAAAATTATAATGCTCAAATAATATTTTTATTTTCTTTAGATACAACAGTTATTAAAATTAATGAGAAGCCATACAATCTAAAACCTCATGATTTATTAGTTATTGAAAATCAAAAAAAGGAAAATATAACGCTTCATTTTTCTAATGAATGTCTTTCGGGAATATTGGATTTTTAA
- a CDS encoding helix-turn-helix transcriptional regulator — MSTAIKPKHIGRNISRIRELKDMKQEALAYALGISQQTISAIENSETVEEQRLIEIAKALEVSVEAIKNFSDEGVVNYFNSFHDNIVTTGSIFATNCTFNPLDKVVELYERLVQAEKDKVEYLEKLLNGK, encoded by the coding sequence ATGAGTACAGCAATAAAACCAAAACATATCGGCAGAAATATAAGCCGTATCAGAGAGCTTAAAGATATGAAACAAGAAGCACTGGCATATGCTTTAGGAATAAGTCAGCAGACAATTTCGGCTATTGAAAACAGCGAAACTGTAGAAGAACAAAGATTAATTGAGATAGCAAAAGCTCTTGAAGTTTCTGTTGAAGCAATTAAGAACTTTTCTGATGAAGGTGTTGTTAATTATTTTAATAGTTTTCATGATAATATTGTTACAACAGGAAGTATCTTTGCTACAAATTGTACTTTTAATCCTTTAGATAAAGTAGTTGAACTTTACGAACGTTTGGTGCAAGCTGAAAAAGATAAAGTTGAGTATTTAGAGAAATTATTGAACGGGAAGTAA
- a CDS encoding GNAT family N-acetyltransferase, translating into MISKVTLQDIPALTTLINSAYRGETSKKGWTTEAHLLEGKRTTEEELTQIISDPKNTFLKYTENDRIIGSVLLVEKEDQLYLGMLTVSPELQNAGIGKKLLAEGENHAKTLGLSTISMTVVSVRAELIAWYKRHGYVETGEKEAFPSSDIHINISNTPLEFIFLEKKI; encoded by the coding sequence ATGATTTCAAAAGTAACATTACAAGACATTCCAGCATTAACAACCTTAATAAATTCAGCATACAGAGGTGAAACTTCTAAAAAAGGCTGGACTACAGAAGCGCATTTATTAGAAGGAAAAAGAACAACCGAAGAAGAATTAACGCAAATCATTTCAGATCCTAAAAATACGTTCCTGAAATATACCGAGAATGATAGAATTATTGGTTCTGTTTTGTTAGTAGAAAAAGAAGATCAATTGTATTTGGGAATGTTAACTGTTTCGCCTGAATTGCAAAATGCCGGCATTGGAAAAAAACTATTGGCTGAAGGTGAAAACCATGCAAAAACTTTAGGATTATCTACTATTAGTATGACCGTTGTTTCGGTTCGTGCAGAACTTATTGCGTGGTACAAACGTCACGGTTATGTTGAAACGGGAGAAAAAGAAGCTTTTCCTTCAAGCGATATTCATATTAATATTTCAAATACACCTTTGGAATTTATCTTTTTAGAGAAAAAAATCTAA